In Nocardia yunnanensis, one DNA window encodes the following:
- a CDS encoding DUF6912 family protein produces the protein MLRELVADREIRALNDTAFAVTPALREAYASGDDEELAEVAMAEAARASLRLLAQEQEAADLRGADAGDADAADDSAAAPGSPIFRRAVIAADVDDATLRPDLDDAVVRLSAPIPYDRIASVHVDLAEAESEVAKAVEVIDAADMGDADAEFVLGDAEDHQLAWYAAQELPFLLDLL, from the coding sequence ATGCTGCGGGAGCTGGTCGCCGACCGGGAGATCCGCGCCCTCAACGACACCGCCTTCGCGGTGACCCCGGCGTTGCGCGAGGCGTATGCCTCCGGTGACGACGAGGAGCTCGCCGAGGTCGCCATGGCCGAGGCGGCGCGCGCCTCGCTGCGGCTGCTGGCGCAGGAGCAGGAGGCCGCGGACCTGCGCGGCGCCGATGCGGGCGACGCGGACGCCGCGGACGACTCCGCCGCCGCGCCCGGGAGTCCGATCTTCCGCCGCGCGGTCATCGCCGCCGACGTCGACGATGCGACGCTGCGCCCGGATCTCGACGATGCCGTGGTCCGCCTCTCGGCCCCGATCCCCTACGACCGCATCGCCTCGGTCCACGTGGATCTGGCCGAGGCCGAATCCGAGGTCGCCAAGGCCGTCGAGGTGATCGACGCCGCCGACATGGGCGACGCGGACGCCGAGTTCGTGCTCGGCGACGCGGAGGATCACCAACTCGCCTGGTATGCCGCGCAAGAGCTGCCATTCCTGCTCGACCTGCTGTGA
- a CDS encoding helix-turn-helix transcriptional regulator, translating into MWEDRKLYGRERELIHLERVLATARSGRGIGLVLHGDPAIGKTALLDAAADRAADFRILRCQGMRTESELRYATLHELLLPVADRLRLLPAPQARALRAVLGLEAGTPDAFLVGAALVRLLSTLAAERPLLLVVDAAGLVDAESGQSLVFAVRRLSGSPVALLAGLRDDPAGTAWRELAALPITGLPDTAARGLVTAEHGPMGALRLSRILATAGGNPLALHELPTVVDDLAGTAAQPVPLGPNLRTAFRERVAALPDDVRVLLTVAATETRGVLGAVTDAAAALGVGPAAWERAAAAGLLTVGDGRVERTHALLCAAAHDAATPAQRRATHLALADALIGAAEADLRVWHRAMAADRPDEPLAAMLAQRAADAGHGALTAATMMRQAAAISADPERAGERLALAGRFAWAGGDIASARGLLDRATARLGPERAAVASSGLAGLLEFVAGEPERASRLLLRDAELVDAPTAANLRLDAERARWAAGHGVLDLNVAEISVRESISRFHTMIRPLPPAPLVLLWGLADIALEPYTQAAAGLRGSAAPAAVSLLPQLAIVQFANGRFADAEQTLAEAFELAEAGGVENVLAHCWALRTKISALHGDSEAVLDSAERVLALARPRRAQSLIASAHWHLGFHALSLGDPENAYLRLRTLAQPGHDARHPTYSRLAALDLVEAATRVGRPAEALEYYTDIRDWAIRSRADWAVSAAYACRALLCADDRADHYFRRALAVRRSRHDLNHVRTQLLYGKWLRRARRRADAAEQLRSAAEAFERMGAQQWALRARQELELTGRRAAPVTAHGETSVLTAQELRVARLAAQGLTNREIGTELFLSPRTVGHHLSRVFGKLGLSGRADLVDVDFDNGMRIVRPR; encoded by the coding sequence GTGTGGGAGGACCGAAAGCTGTACGGGCGGGAACGCGAACTGATCCATTTGGAGCGGGTTCTCGCGACCGCGCGGTCCGGCCGCGGTATCGGCCTCGTCCTGCACGGCGACCCGGCGATTGGAAAAACCGCACTGCTGGACGCGGCCGCCGACCGCGCCGCCGACTTCCGGATACTGCGCTGCCAGGGCATGCGCACCGAATCGGAATTGCGCTACGCGACCCTGCACGAATTGCTGCTGCCGGTCGCGGACCGGCTGCGCCTGCTGCCCGCCCCCCAGGCCCGCGCGCTGCGCGCGGTGCTCGGCCTCGAGGCCGGGACCCCAGACGCCTTCCTGGTCGGCGCGGCACTCGTGCGGTTGCTGTCGACGCTGGCCGCCGAGCGCCCGCTGCTGCTGGTGGTCGACGCGGCCGGCCTGGTCGACGCGGAATCCGGGCAGTCGCTCGTCTTCGCCGTTCGCCGCCTGTCCGGCTCGCCGGTTGCGCTGCTGGCGGGCCTGCGCGACGATCCGGCCGGCACCGCCTGGCGGGAGCTCGCGGCCCTGCCGATCACCGGTCTGCCCGACACCGCCGCACGCGGTCTCGTCACCGCCGAACACGGCCCGATGGGCGCGCTGCGGCTGTCCCGCATCCTCGCGACGGCGGGCGGCAACCCGCTGGCCCTGCACGAATTACCCACCGTGGTAGACGATCTCGCGGGCACCGCCGCGCAACCGGTACCCCTGGGCCCCAACCTGCGCACCGCCTTCCGCGAGCGGGTCGCGGCGCTGCCCGACGACGTGCGCGTCCTGCTGACCGTCGCCGCCACCGAGACCCGCGGCGTCCTGGGCGCGGTGACCGACGCCGCCGCCGCGCTCGGGGTCGGTCCCGCGGCCTGGGAGCGGGCCGCCGCCGCGGGCCTGCTGACCGTCGGCGACGGCCGGGTGGAACGCACCCATGCGCTGCTGTGCGCCGCCGCCCACGACGCCGCCACCCCCGCCCAGCGCCGCGCCACGCACCTGGCGCTGGCGGACGCGCTCATCGGTGCGGCCGAGGCGGATCTGCGCGTCTGGCACCGCGCCATGGCCGCCGACCGCCCCGACGAGCCGCTGGCGGCGATGCTGGCGCAGCGGGCCGCGGACGCCGGGCACGGCGCGCTGACCGCCGCCACCATGATGCGCCAGGCCGCCGCCATCAGCGCGGATCCGGAGCGGGCGGGGGAGCGGCTGGCGCTGGCGGGTCGATTCGCCTGGGCCGGTGGCGATATCGCGTCGGCGCGCGGACTGCTGGACCGCGCCACCGCCCGGCTGGGCCCGGAGCGGGCCGCCGTGGCCAGCAGCGGCCTGGCCGGCCTACTGGAATTCGTTGCGGGCGAACCGGAACGGGCGAGCCGGCTGCTGCTACGCGATGCCGAACTGGTGGACGCCCCCACCGCGGCGAACCTGCGCCTGGACGCCGAGCGGGCCCGCTGGGCCGCCGGACACGGCGTGCTCGACCTGAACGTGGCGGAAATCAGTGTGCGCGAGAGCATTTCGCGCTTCCACACCATGATCCGGCCGCTGCCGCCCGCGCCACTGGTGCTGCTGTGGGGCTTGGCGGACATTGCGCTCGAGCCGTACACACAGGCCGCGGCCGGCCTGCGCGGCAGTGCGGCCCCGGCGGCGGTGTCGCTGCTGCCGCAGCTGGCGATCGTGCAGTTCGCCAACGGCCGCTTCGCCGACGCCGAGCAGACCCTGGCGGAGGCGTTCGAGCTGGCCGAGGCGGGCGGCGTGGAGAACGTGCTCGCCCACTGCTGGGCGCTGCGCACGAAAATATCGGCCCTGCACGGCGATTCGGAGGCGGTGCTGGACAGTGCGGAGCGGGTGCTGGCGCTCGCGCGGCCGCGCCGCGCGCAGTCGCTGATCGCCTCCGCGCACTGGCATCTGGGTTTCCACGCACTCAGCCTGGGCGATCCGGAGAACGCCTATCTGCGATTGCGCACCCTCGCGCAGCCCGGCCACGACGCGCGGCATCCGACCTATTCCCGTTTGGCCGCACTGGATCTGGTGGAAGCCGCCACCCGGGTGGGCCGCCCTGCCGAGGCGCTCGAGTACTACACCGACATCCGGGACTGGGCGATCCGCTCCCGCGCCGACTGGGCGGTGTCGGCCGCCTACGCGTGCCGGGCGCTGCTGTGCGCCGACGACCGCGCCGACCACTACTTCCGGCGCGCGCTGGCGGTCCGGCGCAGCCGCCACGACCTGAATCATGTACGCACCCAATTGCTCTACGGCAAGTGGCTGCGCCGCGCCCGTCGCCGCGCCGATGCCGCCGAGCAGTTGCGCAGTGCCGCCGAGGCTTTCGAGCGCATGGGCGCTCAGCAGTGGGCGCTGCGCGCCCGGCAGGAACTGGAGCTCACCGGCCGCCGCGCCGCGCCGGTCACCGCGCACGGGGAGACCTCGGTGCTCACGGCGCAGGAACTGCGGGTGGCCCGGCTGGCCGCGCAGGGCCTGACCAATCGGGAGATCGGCACCGAGCTGTTCCTGAGCCCGCGCACGGTGGGGCATCACCTGTCGCGGGTGTTCGGCAAGCTGGGGCTCAGCGGCCGGGCCGATCTGGTGGACGTCGACTTCGACAACGGCATGCGAATCGTGCGGCCGCGCTGA
- a CDS encoding WS/DGAT/MGAT family O-acyltransferase translates to MITRLTPQDASFYRLESSSNPMHIGSLAIVRNPAAGGNSGRTPLDYEGLVSLVEARLPLVPRYRRKVREVPFALGRPVWVDDGQFDITYHIRRSALPEPGTDEQLLDLVARLASRPLDSTRPLWEMYLVEGLSEGRCAVFTKTHSALVDGDGALEIGHVILDTSAAPREVAGDAWIAHREPADVELLLGAVLHLATQPREGLEVARRHAAEAFAMVDAAGKAMAKLVSMVRAAALGAPDSPLNIRTSRNRRVEVVRTDLEDYRKIRKRFDCSINDVVLAVVTGALRNWLLSRGHVLTEADTLRAVAPMSIHADGAPGRLKPAGEVTPLLLDLPVGEPNPVIRMEHIKHATDGHGRHQRGVRARTLVHMAGFAPASLHAMSVRSASTFAEHTFNLVITNAPGPQQPMYIGGARMLEMYPVSPLLRFQALSIGLTSYDGRVFYGLTADRDAMADIAVLTASVHESMEEMLGACVQ, encoded by the coding sequence GTGATCACCAGACTGACGCCGCAGGACGCGTCGTTCTACCGGCTGGAATCCAGCAGCAACCCCATGCACATCGGCTCCCTGGCCATCGTCCGCAATCCGGCGGCCGGCGGGAATTCCGGGCGGACGCCGCTGGATTACGAGGGCCTGGTGTCGCTGGTCGAGGCGCGGCTGCCGCTGGTGCCGCGGTATCGGCGCAAGGTGCGGGAGGTGCCGTTCGCACTGGGCCGCCCGGTGTGGGTGGACGACGGCCAGTTCGACATCACCTATCACATTCGCCGCTCGGCGCTGCCCGAGCCGGGCACCGACGAGCAGCTGCTGGACCTGGTGGCCCGGCTGGCCTCGCGCCCGCTCGACAGCACCCGGCCGCTGTGGGAGATGTACCTGGTCGAGGGCCTGTCGGAGGGCCGCTGCGCGGTCTTCACCAAGACCCATTCGGCGCTGGTGGACGGGGACGGCGCGCTCGAGATCGGGCATGTGATCCTGGACACCTCGGCCGCGCCCCGGGAGGTGGCCGGCGACGCCTGGATCGCGCATCGCGAACCCGCCGACGTCGAACTGCTGCTCGGCGCGGTCCTGCACCTGGCCACCCAGCCGCGCGAGGGCCTGGAGGTGGCGCGCCGGCACGCGGCCGAGGCGTTCGCCATGGTCGACGCCGCCGGCAAGGCGATGGCGAAACTGGTGTCGATGGTCCGCGCCGCCGCGCTCGGCGCACCCGACAGCCCCCTGAACATTCGCACCTCACGCAATCGCCGGGTCGAGGTGGTGCGCACCGATCTCGAGGACTATCGCAAGATCCGCAAACGCTTCGACTGCTCCATCAACGACGTGGTCCTCGCCGTGGTGACCGGGGCACTGCGCAACTGGCTGCTCTCGCGCGGGCACGTGCTCACCGAGGCCGATACCCTGCGCGCGGTGGCGCCCATGTCGATCCATGCCGACGGCGCGCCCGGCCGGCTCAAACCGGCCGGCGAGGTCACCCCGCTCCTGCTGGATCTGCCGGTGGGCGAACCGAATCCGGTGATCCGCATGGAGCACATCAAGCACGCCACCGACGGTCACGGCCGGCATCAGCGCGGGGTGCGGGCGCGCACGCTGGTGCACATGGCCGGATTCGCTCCGGCGAGCCTGCATGCCATGAGCGTGCGCTCGGCGAGTACTTTTGCAGAGCACACGTTCAATCTGGTGATCACCAACGCGCCGGGTCCGCAGCAGCCCATGTACATCGGCGGCGCGCGGATGCTGGAGATGTACCCGGTGTCGCCGCTGCTGCGCTTTCAGGCCCTGAGCATCGGGCTCACGTCCTACGACGGGCGAGTGTTCTACGGGCTCACGGCCGATCGCGACGCGATGGCGGATATCGCGGTGCTGACCGCTTCGGTGCACGAGTCGATGGAGGAGATGCTCGGTGCCTGCGTCCAGTGA
- the secA gene encoding preprotein translocase subunit SecA, with amino-acid sequence MPALSFSRLLRIGEGRTVKRLASLADEVIALDEEYTALSDAELQAKTAEFKQRYADGESLDELLLEAFATAREASWRVLNQKHYKVQIMGGGALHIGNVAEMKTGEGKTLTCVLPAYLNALSGEGVHVVTVNDYLAKRDAEWMGRVHRFLGLEVGVILGGMTPAERREAYAADITYGTNNEFGFDYLRDNMTHSLDDLVQRGHNFAIVDEVDSILIDEARTPLIISGPADASSKWYAEFARIAPLLKKDLHYEVDIKKRTIGVHEAGVEFVEDQLGIDNLYEAANSPLVSYLNNAIKAKELYTKDKDYIVRNGEVIIVDEFTGRILVGRRYNEGMHQAIEAKEGVEIQPENQTLATITLQNYFRLYDKLSGMTGTAETEAAELHQTYGLGVVPIPTNKPMVRQDQSDLIYKTEEAKYVAVADDIQEKHEQGQPVLVGTTSVERSEYLSKLLTKRGIPHNVLNAKFHEQEAQIVAEAGRPGAVTVATNMAGRGTDIVLGGNPDIIADILLRRQGLDPVETPEQYEAQWHPTLERVKEQVDEDADAVRAAGGLYVLGTERHESRRIDNQLRGRSGRQGDPGESRFYLSLGDELMRRFNGAALESIMTRLNLPDDVPIEAKMVSRAIKSAQTQVEQQNFEIRKNVLKYDEVMNQQRKVIYAERARILEGEDMEGQVQEMITDVITAYVNGATAEGYVEDWDLAKLWGALKTLYPIGVDYKDLTGENETGEVGELSREELLEAVLEDAHAAYANREAEIDGLAGEGSMRNLERQILLSVLDRKWREHLYEMDYLKEGIGLRAMAQRDPLVEYQREGFDMFAAMLEGLKEESVGFLFNLQVEVQQPQPVGVNVAAGLQSPVGNRPLPTQEDAANGNGAPAALRAKGIDESGPRGLSYSGPDEGGHAAIRSDRDEYGNEDGQPGTRRERREAARAQAKPDRAPRSKRRH; translated from the coding sequence GTGCCTGCGCTGAGTTTTTCAAGGTTGCTACGGATTGGTGAGGGTCGCACGGTCAAGCGGCTCGCGAGTCTCGCGGATGAGGTCATCGCCCTCGACGAGGAGTACACCGCGCTCTCCGACGCCGAACTCCAGGCCAAGACCGCGGAGTTCAAGCAGCGCTACGCCGACGGCGAGAGCCTCGACGAGCTGCTGCTCGAGGCCTTCGCGACGGCACGGGAAGCCTCCTGGCGGGTGCTCAACCAGAAGCACTACAAGGTGCAGATCATGGGCGGCGGCGCCCTGCACATCGGCAATGTCGCGGAGATGAAGACCGGTGAGGGCAAGACCCTGACCTGTGTGCTGCCCGCCTACCTCAACGCCCTCTCCGGCGAGGGCGTGCACGTCGTCACCGTCAACGACTACCTCGCCAAGCGCGACGCCGAGTGGATGGGCCGCGTGCACCGCTTCCTCGGTCTCGAGGTCGGCGTGATCCTCGGCGGCATGACCCCCGCCGAGCGTCGCGAGGCGTACGCCGCGGACATCACCTACGGCACGAACAACGAGTTCGGCTTCGACTACCTGCGCGACAACATGACCCACTCGCTGGACGATCTGGTGCAGCGCGGGCACAACTTCGCCATCGTCGACGAGGTCGACTCGATCCTCATCGACGAGGCCCGCACCCCGCTGATCATCTCGGGCCCGGCCGACGCCTCCTCGAAGTGGTACGCGGAGTTCGCGCGCATCGCCCCGCTGTTGAAGAAGGACCTGCACTACGAGGTCGACATCAAGAAGCGGACGATCGGTGTGCACGAGGCGGGCGTCGAATTCGTCGAGGATCAGCTCGGCATCGACAACCTCTACGAGGCCGCGAACTCGCCGCTGGTGAGCTACCTGAACAACGCCATCAAGGCCAAGGAGCTCTACACCAAGGACAAGGACTACATCGTCCGCAACGGCGAGGTCATCATCGTCGACGAGTTCACCGGCCGAATCCTGGTGGGCCGCCGCTACAACGAGGGCATGCACCAGGCGATCGAGGCCAAGGAAGGCGTCGAGATCCAGCCGGAGAACCAGACGCTGGCCACGATCACGCTGCAGAACTACTTCCGCCTCTACGACAAGCTCTCGGGTATGACCGGTACCGCCGAGACCGAGGCGGCCGAGCTGCACCAGACCTATGGCCTGGGCGTGGTGCCGATCCCGACCAACAAGCCGATGGTCCGCCAGGATCAGTCCGATCTGATCTACAAGACCGAAGAGGCCAAGTACGTCGCGGTCGCCGACGACATCCAGGAGAAGCACGAGCAGGGCCAGCCGGTCCTGGTCGGCACCACCTCGGTCGAGCGCTCGGAGTACCTGTCCAAGCTGCTGACCAAGCGCGGCATTCCGCACAACGTGCTCAATGCCAAGTTCCACGAGCAGGAAGCGCAGATCGTCGCCGAGGCCGGTCGCCCGGGCGCGGTCACCGTGGCGACCAATATGGCCGGTCGTGGCACCGACATCGTGCTGGGCGGCAACCCGGACATCATCGCCGACATCCTGCTGCGCCGGCAGGGCCTGGACCCGGTCGAGACCCCCGAGCAGTACGAGGCCCAGTGGCACCCCACCCTCGAGCGGGTCAAGGAGCAGGTCGACGAGGACGCCGACGCCGTGCGCGCCGCGGGCGGTCTCTACGTGCTGGGCACCGAGCGGCACGAGTCGCGGCGCATCGACAACCAGCTGCGCGGTCGGTCCGGCCGGCAGGGTGATCCGGGCGAGTCCCGCTTCTACCTTTCGCTGGGCGACGAGCTGATGCGGCGCTTCAACGGCGCGGCGCTGGAGTCGATCATGACCCGGCTCAACCTGCCCGACGATGTGCCGATCGAGGCCAAGATGGTCTCGCGCGCGATCAAGTCCGCGCAGACCCAGGTCGAGCAGCAGAACTTCGAGATCCGCAAGAACGTCCTCAAGTACGACGAGGTCATGAACCAGCAGCGCAAGGTGATCTACGCCGAGCGCGCCCGCATCCTCGAGGGCGAGGACATGGAGGGCCAGGTGCAGGAGATGATCACCGACGTGATCACCGCCTACGTCAATGGCGCCACCGCCGAGGGGTATGTCGAGGACTGGGATCTGGCCAAGCTGTGGGGCGCGCTCAAGACGCTGTACCCGATCGGCGTGGACTACAAGGACCTCACCGGCGAGAACGAGACCGGCGAGGTGGGCGAGCTGTCGCGCGAGGAGCTGCTCGAGGCGGTGCTCGAGGACGCGCACGCGGCCTACGCGAACCGCGAAGCCGAGATCGACGGGCTGGCCGGCGAGGGGAGCATGCGCAACCTGGAACGCCAGATCCTGCTGAGCGTGCTGGACCGCAAGTGGCGTGAGCACCTCTACGAGATGGACTACCTCAAGGAGGGCATCGGCCTGCGAGCCATGGCGCAGCGCGATCCGCTGGTCGAGTACCAGCGCGAGGGCTTCGACATGTTCGCGGCCATGCTCGAGGGCCTCAAGGAGGAGTCGGTCGGCTTCCTGTTCAACCTCCAGGTCGAGGTGCAGCAGCCGCAGCCGGTCGGCGTGAACGTCGCCGCCGGCCTCCAGTCGCCGGTCGGCAACCGCCCGCTGCCCACCCAGGAGGACGCGGCCAACGGCAACGGCGCCCCGGCGGCCTTGCGCGCCAAGGGAATCGACGAATCCGGCCCCCGCGGCCTGTCCTACTCCGGCCCCGACGAGGGCGGCCACGCCGCCATCCGCAGCGACCGCGACGAGTACGGCAACGAGGACGGCCAACCCGGCACCCGCCGCGAACGCCGCGAAGCCGCCCGCGCCCAGGCCAAGCCCGACCGCGCCCCCCGCTCCAAGCGCCGCCACTAG
- a CDS encoding ferredoxin reductase, protein MASKSGGFSVRGLREWLEAPVAEGGTAGRTPLDTLRGAAARITTPLLPDDYAHLINPLWSARELRGRIVEVRKETADAATLVIKPGWGFDFKFQPGQYIGIGVLVDGRWHWRSYSLTCPPDWSGDPQHKGKRLISIAVKAMPEGFLSSHIVSGVPAGTIVRLAAPQGGFVLPDPAPDKVLFVTAGSGITPVMAMLRTLDRRDTVPDVLHIHSARTPDDIMFGEELRELHERRPGFTAHLHLTGEQGKFALADLDEVCPDWRAREVWACGPLPMLDEIEKHWAAAGLADKLHVERFEIERNATAEGGTVTFAKAGRSAEVDGATTLLQAGEGAGVRMPFGCRMGICQTCVVTLTEGHTRDLRNGKEHRAGDKIQTCISVAAGDCTVEV, encoded by the coding sequence ATGGCATCGAAGAGTGGTGGATTCTCCGTGCGAGGACTGCGGGAATGGCTGGAAGCGCCCGTGGCCGAGGGTGGTACCGCCGGACGGACTCCCCTCGACACGCTGCGCGGTGCGGCCGCGCGCATCACCACTCCCCTGCTGCCCGACGATTACGCCCATCTGATCAACCCGCTGTGGTCGGCTCGTGAGCTGCGCGGCCGCATCGTGGAGGTCCGCAAGGAGACCGCCGATGCGGCCACCCTGGTAATCAAGCCGGGCTGGGGTTTCGACTTCAAGTTCCAGCCGGGCCAGTACATCGGGATCGGCGTGCTGGTGGACGGCCGCTGGCATTGGCGCTCGTATTCGCTGACCTGCCCGCCGGATTGGTCGGGCGATCCGCAGCACAAGGGCAAGCGGCTCATCTCCATCGCCGTGAAGGCCATGCCGGAGGGCTTCCTGTCCAGCCATATCGTCTCCGGTGTGCCCGCCGGGACCATCGTGCGGCTGGCCGCGCCGCAGGGCGGTTTCGTGCTGCCGGACCCGGCGCCGGACAAGGTGCTGTTCGTGACCGCGGGCTCGGGCATCACGCCCGTGATGGCCATGCTGCGCACCCTCGATCGCCGCGACACCGTCCCGGACGTGCTGCACATCCACTCCGCGCGCACCCCCGACGACATCATGTTCGGCGAGGAGTTGCGTGAATTGCACGAGCGCCGACCGGGTTTCACCGCACACCTGCACCTCACCGGCGAGCAGGGCAAGTTCGCGCTCGCCGATCTCGACGAGGTGTGCCCGGACTGGCGTGCGCGCGAGGTCTGGGCCTGCGGCCCGCTGCCCATGCTCGACGAGATCGAGAAGCATTGGGCCGCCGCCGGTCTCGCCGACAAGCTGCACGTCGAGCGGTTCGAGATCGAACGCAACGCCACCGCCGAGGGCGGCACGGTCACCTTCGCCAAGGCCGGCCGCAGCGCCGAGGTGGACGGCGCGACCACGCTGCTGCAGGCAGGCGAGGGCGCGGGCGTGCGCATGCCGTTCGGCTGCCGCATGGGCATCTGCCAGACCTGCGTGGTCACCCTCACCGAGGGCCACACCCGCGACCTGCGCAACGGCAAGGAACACCGCGCCGGCGACAAGATCCAGACCTGCATCTCGGTGGCCGCGGGCGACTGTACCGTCGAGGTGTGA